CAAATGGTCTTCTTGCTTCTGCGTCTTCACTCCTGATTTTTACTGTTCCTCTTTCGAAATGTCGTAGAAATATACTCTAGCGACATAAATTACATATACTccttctgttttatattatatcttatttagatttatttacatataaagacatataaattgtattatgtctagatttattagcatttatatgaatttagatattATTATAAGATCTTATGTTATGAAACTGGGAAAAAGTATGTTATGTTAGGAAACTGCGAAAGTAGCACGCATACCGtggctaaaaagaaaaataacttgGGTAACCTATagcatttttagttttttctgttACATGAAAACGCGCGCGCACTGCCCCTTTGCTGCCACCGGTGATTTTCTACAAATGCACAAACTTCAAACTGGTCAATGCAAGACTAACTGGCTATTTGGATGCagttactttttttaagtcacttCCCATCACATATTTAGATgctaattaggagtattaaatatagaccaataataaaactaattgcataaataaagactattttattagatattttttaagcctaattagtccatgattagtaaaGGTTTACTggagcatcacattcgctaatcatggactaattaggctcaatagattcatctcgtgaaatagtccagagtatggggtgggttttattaatagtctatatttaatatttctaattagtgtctaaacattcgatgtgacagggacttaaaaaagttaCTGGGAAACAAACAGGTCTAAGGGTCTGTTTGGATCCAGCGTCTTTTTTTGTCCttttgtcacatcagatgtttggacgttaattaggagtattaaatataaactgaaaataaaactaattgcatgaataaatgctatttcattagacgaatttttaagcctaattaatctacgattagcaaatgtttactgtagcaccacactcgctaatcatggactaattaggctcaatagattcgtctcgcgaaatagtccagagtataaagtgagttttattaatagtctatatttaatatttctaattaatatccaaacattcgatgtgacagagacttaaaaaaagtttggtGAAACCAAACAGcctctaaatatataaacaaaatgcGCATAACTAAGGGACTATTTGGAttcagggacttttttttccttgtcacatcggatgtttggatgttaattaggagtattaaatatagaccgataacaaaactaattacataaataaaggctatttcattatacaattttttaagcctaattaatctacgattaacagatgtttactgtagcatcacattcgctaatcatggactaattaggctcaataaattcgtcccgtgaaatagtccagagtatggggtgggttttattaatagtcaatacttaaaatacttctaattagtgtctaaacattcgatgtgacagggactttaaaaaaaaaaaaaagagtgatccaaacaccccctaagctGCATTGAGCAATATTTTAGTCTCTGCTCGGTGTGCTTAATTTGGTGAAGCAAGCATTTTTGGGATCCTGGTCCCTCCCACTTTGGTTCTGCCATCAGTAATTTTATTCAGATATATCAGGCATGCAGCTCCATTACTTATGGTAGGTTGGCAATGGCcctttctttttatccatagaagaaaaaaaaaagggcatgTGTTAGTTTTCAACAGTTAGAAGTACAATAGGTTAATTACAATATACTACTAATTTAGTTACAAATTTTGGTTGGTGAGTATTTGCAGGTTTGAATAGCACCAGCACATGACGATTTTGGCGCCGTTCCCAACATCACATGGCAACTCATCCCAACTGACGAATTTCCTAAACACGCAGGAGGGGTGTAAAGATAGTGTTGGTGATTGGTGTTTTAGGCCTTAGCGTATTTTGGGTCTTTGGAAATTAATTGGATGTGCAGCACATGGCCATGTTTGTGTGATGATATTGCCAACTGTACATGCTGTAGGCAGGCAACTGCTACTACCACACTGTACCTGGTTTGACTAGCCTGTTGCCAACACCTACCTCCTACCTGCAGCTGCCTCCCAATTATGTTGTCAAGATGTAATTAAGCTTCTTTCTTTATCTCATAATTTAAGTATTTAACACAAGGAAAATAATGATAGGGTATCCTCTAGTAGGATTATCAACGGTTGTGCATATGAGGTGTTACTGAAGCCTGACAGGAATTTGTAATAAACCATTAGTTATGGTACACATTGATCGTACAGAAGCCTCATGCTATAAGGTCCAGTGGTCTACTGGACCATTGCCATGATGGTCAGCCCCTTGCTAAGAACACTGTTTCTGCCACCATTGATTAATATAAGGTTTCCAtgtattttgagtttttcataACAGTTAAATAGTGTTTCAACAACACAGGTTTTTCTTTTGCGGAAAAACAGGGTGgtcatcgtttcgcttttaTATGGAAAAgtgaaacgatatatttacgaacaaaaatactttataaataaaaatccacGTGctcttaacgatttaaaagcaaaggctgaaaatagactatgataaaaaaaatcctaaattaactctaaattcaaGGTTAAAAGCTTaacttttggcttataagcataagaaaaaaatataaagctGCATATGTAGGTCTGCATACATTATGTGCCATATAAGCTGTACTGGTGGACTCACGTTTAGAAATTCATATGctaacaacatatattttaaaagataaagttCGTTCATGACTTTGAGGTTGGCGGTCACGGCGAATCAAATTTCACCAATAATGCAGTAGCACGAGTAGCTCTGTGATGCAAACTTTTgtgtttcatggaaaaaaaccaaacgaaaTATGTACGAACGAAAAATAATCGGtgaatacaattttatatacgtattcttagcgatctaaaagtcaatactgaaaaataaaatttgatgaaaaacctcaaagctaactctaaatttaaaattaaaaattcaaattttagctgtAAGCATCAGTGAAAGGACTAGGATGAAACAAACCATGTGAACCATGCTGGAAGATAGAACCGAGTGGCTGCGCCTGGTTACCTAACAGAGCTCCATGGTGATGTGGTACGAGACTGGTGGAGGCCTGGCCCAGCAACGCCTAGGTTGAGCTGGCCGCGTTGTTGGTAGTACGACGGCCGGCCGATGTCGCGACCTGCCACTAGACATTATGCCGAAATTGCTTTGCATACGACTAGCATTCACTTTATTCTTTttgtctaattttttttctaatcaaTGATGATAGTGTTCCAGTGATACGTAGTTCGACTAGCATTCACTTTATTCTTTttgtctaattttttttctaatcaaTGATGATAGTGTTCCAATGATACGTAGTTCGTACAATTGGATCGTAATTATACGTATAACTCACTCCAATCGGCGACGATGTcatcgcagcagcagcatgaagCCGAACATCCTTCCCATATTCTTGCTCTTACTTATTCTAATAAAccaacatttgaattttcaaaatttaaagtagattttagagCTTTTTcgttgttaattatttttcaatctttaacttttagatcgataagaacacatatatgaaaaaaatttattcataaattattttttatttacaaatattttttaaagacattttatttacaaatataccatttggtttttctccttagaaaaaaagtcaaacgaccgCTCTCATCTCCAGCAAAGCAGCAAATGTATTCTGCTAGGGCTCCAAGTCAAGCGCCGTTGATTACGGCGATGCCTGTATTTTTCTGATCCAACCGTCCGTCGTCTCCGTCTCTGCCGATGAGGATTTCTGTTTCAACTTCCAAACGGATGGATGGGGTGACATTGGCATGTACTCTCTACTCCAAGCTGGCGACGACACAAGCAAATGATAAAAAGCTATGTAAACATTACGTTTCAACTGCAATCAGcagtgaaaaaaacaaaaagaaagactTGCTAGCAACTGGAAACTGCAGCACTATGGTCAAGCGAGGCCTGCGCCCAAGAGGCCAAGAGTCACAGTCCATCACTTATCCATCGCACGAAATTcgacaggaaaaaaaaaaagaatgtgaGCTCAGTTATGCAGTTGTACATTTCAATCTGCTGCTAAACATGAAAGATCATAGCAGGTTCTTCTGAGCAAGTATTAGCCCCACTGCTGTACATACCACAACAGAGAAAAGACCATCCCGAGATCTCAGGCGCTCCTTCCATGTCAGGGGCTCAGAAACTTTCCTCAGCACTTGCTGAAACTTTTCTTTCGTTTCATCTAGAGTGCCAGAATTGTCGATCACTATGTCTGCTTCTGACTTCTTCCAGTCCAATGCAAGCTGCGCATTGATCCTATTCCGAGCTTGTTCCTCAGAGCACCCATCTCTTGACATCAGCCTCTGAATCTGGGTTTCTTCATTCACCCACACAACAATAACAGGGTGCGTCCATTGGTTCATCTTTGTCTCAAACAACAGAGGAATGTCAAGGACTATAACCTTGCAGCCTTTTATCCATAGTTTTAGTATCTCCCAAAATATCCCAGATGAAATATATGGAGCCAAAAGACTGCGACAAAACAGAAGATATAAAACTACCAATAAATACCTATCATCAAATTATGAATGAATACCCACTCCCTTCTGTACTGCATGTAAGATCATtgtcatgattaatattttgtcatgAATAATTGGCTTTgcaaatgatttatttaatgaACTTGGTTTAGAAAATTTGTGGTATTGGTGTGAGTGCGTATGACTAATGTGGGTTAGGTTGCAATATTTGTGTCttgaaacggttggtttgtatatttgtgtacAAGTGAATTAGCTTTgcaaatgatttatttaatgaAATAGGTTCAGAAAATTTgtggtgttggtgtgagtgagTTGTGATTAATGTGGGTTAGGTTGCAATATCTATATCTTGAAATGGTTGgtttgtctatttgtgtacaGGTGATTTGAGGTTAACCTTGGTCAACGGTGAGGGTTGAAACTAGGTTCAGAGAAGAGCCATGGTCTAGCACGTTCATGATACCATGAGACAAGGTTGGACTAGAGCCGTAATCATTTTAGGTCAACATCGGTCAACCACGGGATCGGGACTAGGCTCAAAGAGGAGTCGGGGTCCAGAACAATCATGGATGTCGGTGACAATGTTGCATACAAGGTGATACACGTTGGATGCATTCTGTGTGGACATCATCACAATGAGCTTCAAAAGCTATGTGCAAGCGCCGGAGAAATCATTGGGAAATTTGGAAGGAATTTGTTaagaaaatggaggaaaaGGAAGGGTGCAATACTACAGTACTCACATTACTTTAGCTGTTTAGCAAAGCATGCAAGTCAATTTTGGTTTAGAAGCCAGAATTTGAGAGAAgagaatttaatttgttaaattaaattcatttttggAAATTGAGGTTTTGGGTCCAAGTAGGACTAGGAGTTCTACTTATATTTGGTGGAGTTTTTGGTATAAATAGATAAGAGATTGAGGCTCTACAGTTATATaaccatcttttcgcttatgcttatgcaaTTATGCTTCTAAGGAAAAATTTGGAGAGTtggttttgaggtttttcatcatagtttattttccaatctttaattttagatcgctaagaacactttataaaaattttattcataaattatctttcgtttgaaaatatgtcattttgttttttttttcaaaccaaaagatgaccatGTAGAACTTCTGTAAGAGAGAAACATGAGTTTGAGATGAGTGCTTTGTAAACATATATTGATGAAATAGAGctgatttatcatctagttACGTTCTCTTGTTATTAACTGTTTGAACCGGTGGCACAAGGGCAATCAATAATGACATGTTAGTACATCAAgtttaagggtttttttatttccacCCAATAAAaacaaccccccccccccttcttTCTCCCACATACACACGCTCTGGTAAATTTGGTTTTGTATTATGATCCTACACTACAATCTAATAGGCAAACGGAAGAACCTGGTTTTACCATAGTAAGCAAACCAACAGAGAATGATGGAGGCTAACTAGTAATGGACTCATATAGTATACGTTTAAGTACAATGCCCCAGCTTGTGTTAAGCAGCAGCTCCAGGCTGAATgtataaacattatatctaattaATGGAGCTCTCTCTATCCTTGCACACAAAAAAGGTACAGGCCTGACAACACTAAAAACAAGAAATGTGAAAAAGCAAGCAAGAAACTACCTCTATGAATTGATTAGAATTAAATTTTGTGAGCCTAGTACATTCATTAGAACCAA
This is a stretch of genomic DNA from Oryza brachyantha chromosome 1, ObraRS2, whole genome shotgun sequence. It encodes these proteins:
- the LOC102718776 gene encoding dephospho-CoA kinase, yielding MRLVGLTGGIASGKSTISNFFKASGIPVVDADIVARNVVQKGTGGWKKIVEAFGNDVLLENGEIDRARLGQIVFSDPAKRQILNRLLAPYISSGIFWEILKLWIKGCKVIVLDIPLLFETKMNQWTHPVIVVWVNEETQIQRLMSRDGCSEEQARNRINAQLALDWKKSEADIVIDNSGTLDETKEKFQQVLRKVSEPLTWKERLRSRDGLFSVVVCTAVGLILAQKNLL